CTTTTTGCTTGAGAGCCCTTTCATCTTCAGCTCAACAGAAAGTGCGGACCGTGACTGCCGTATCGAACTTCTCTCTCGCCCGGCGCCTGCGTGCCGGTGAAGTCGTCTACTCTGCCTGGTGTGGTCTGCCCTATCCGAATGTCGTCGAGACGATCGCACGCGAAGGCTTCACCGCCGTCACGCTCGATCAGCAGCATGGCTTGTGGGACACCGCTTCGACCATGCAGGCGATCGGCGCCATTCATCTGGCAGGCTCCGCACCCTTGGTTCGCGTGCCGCTCGGACAAAATGCGATTGTCAGCCGCGCGCTTGATTTCGGCGCTGAAGGACTGATTGCACCGATGATCAATTCGGCGGCGGATGCACGCGCCTTTGTGAGCGCCGCGAAATATCCGCCGATCGGCGAACGCAGCCTCGGCGCGCATCGTGCGGCGGCCTTGGCGGGCTTTCCGGATCAGCGGCCCTATCTCGTGACCGCCAATCAGGACACGCTGGCCTTCGCGATGATTGAAACGCGCGCCGCGCTCGATAATGTCGACGCTATCGTCAACACGCCCGGCATCGATGGGTTGTTCATCGGTCCGTCCGACCTATCCTACAGCCTCACCAATGGCGCGGTGCTGGATGCCCATTCCGCTGAGGTTGAGAAGGGCCTCGAGATCGTGCTCGCGGCCTGCAAGAACGCCGGAAAGATTCCAGGCCTTTACTGCATCGATGCCGCGCGCGCCGCTGCGAAAGCCAAAGCGGGTTTCAAGTTCCTCACCGTAGGCAGCGATCTCGCGTTTCTGCGTGCTGGTACGTCCGCGCAGTTGAACGGGCTGGCGTAATCATCTGTCTTCCGGGCTGGCGCTTTCAGCGCGCCCCGGAATGACGCCGAGAATGCGCTCGAGCACATCGCCGACATCCGCCGTCACATCATCCGCCTTCACATCGACGATCCGGTATTCGCGCTCGCGCATCCAATCGCGCTTCTGCCGCCGCGCTTCGGCACTGGGCGCATCCTCGCTGTCGGGCACGACATCGACCACCAGCCGCAAGGGAAACGATACGAAGTCGGCGATATGCGGACCGATCGGCGTTTGCCGCTTGAAGCCGAGCGATGAAAATCTGCGATCGCCGGTGATCGCCGTCCACAGCGCGCGCTCCGCATCGGTCGGATTGCGCCGGAGCAATCGCGCAAGGCCGCGCACCGGTGAATCCGCGCGTGCGATTTCGGCCTTGCCGTGTTGCGCGAGCAGATTGCGCAACATATCCGCTTCTGGCCCGTCGAGCAGGCCGCCGCGCGCCGGCCCTTTTCGTCCTTCCACCAGCGCCATCACCACACCATGCAGCGTGCGGATATCCTGCTGCGTCGGCTGCATGCGGGTGAAGATGTTGCGCATGTTCACAACCATCGTGCCGCGCTTCTCATGCGGACGGAAATATTCGATCCGCTCCAGTTCGCGTTCGAGGTCATTGAAGAAGGCGAGCAACTGCTCTTTCGGTGCCGGCGGCGATTTCTCCGACGCTGAAAATGGCAGCGCGCCCTCGCCTTGCTGCTTGAACCATTCGTAGCCGACGATCACCGCCGCCTGTCCGAGATTGAGCGAGGCGAAGGCCGGATTGACCGGCAAGGTGAGGATCGCATCAGCCAGTCCGACCTCATCATTCTCGAGGCCGTTGCGCTCGCGCCCGAACACCAGCGCCACAGTCTGCCCGTCGGCAATCCGCGGCGCGGCAATGCGTGCGGCCTCCTCCGCGCCGACCACCGGCTTGGCCTGATCGTGCGTGCGCGCGGTGGACGCAAATACGAAGTGACAATCGGCGATCGCCTCGGCGAGCGTTTCGAACAATTCCGCCTCGTCAAGAATGCGGTCGGCGCCCGATGCCATCACCCGCGCGCGCTCGTTCGGCCAGCCCTGTTGCGGCTTGACCAGCCGCAAGCGCGACAGCCCGAAATTGGCCATCGCCCGCGCCACCGCACCGATATTCTCGCCGAGCTGGGACTCGACCAGCACCACCACCGGCGCCGGCGTCACCACCCAGTTCTTGGTCTTGTCTGTTCCCGCTCCGGGCATGTTTTTCTCATCTCCGGAGCCTGCTATAGCCGCACCGCCACGCGCGCGAAAGCAGCCGCTGCGGTCCTGTGATTGCTCATCGCGCGCGACGCATTGTGGTGCGATCGGGTTGCGGACCTTCGCAAATTTGAACTAATCGAATGGGGCCGCAAACACCGCAAATTAACCCTGCGGGATCGCTCCCGAATCTTTTTTCAGAGAGTGTGGCCGGGCTCACAGAAGCTCCGCACCGGCGCGCCCATGGTCCCCCAACCGATGCGATCCCCCGAGCATCGGAACAGAGGAGGAAAACATGAACGCACTGAAGCTCATCCTTGCGACCGCCGTACTGGCGTTATTCGCTGTCTCCGCCCAGGCGCAGACTCAGGGTCCGGGAGTTCGCGATTACTCCTACTCCAATATTTACTACCCCGACCGCGATCCCACGACCCGCGAGGCCTTGGACACCGGCACCTGGTAACAGGCGTCGTTTTTCACGGCCGCGAATGCCGGTGTTCCCCGACACCGGCATTCGCCGCTTCTGCCCGTCCAGGTCACCGATCGCCTGCTCTGATTTCTCCGGTGTTGACTTCAGATCTGCACACGCCAACGAAGCATTCCTGACGAAGTCCAGGTGGGGGAGACTGTTCCTCACTGATCCGGCTCTGGCTTTCCCTCGAGTTCATAGTTGGCGGGGTCCATGCCCAGTTCGGTCACCCCCTTTGCGAGCTCTCGCCGTAGCCACGCTTGGACTTTCTCATCGTAGCTCATGAGACTCTTTCGGATGGCATCCTTCCAATGTTCGCCCCGATCCCATGCTTCCGTGAAGGCCGAAGCAATGTCGGCGTGTTGACGGTTCTTGACCATTGCTTCGAAGATCGAGCGAGCCTGAAGGCGGTCCTTGACGCTCTTTGAGGTTGCGTCGCGGTCTTCCCTTCGCCGGGATCCAACGATGAGCTTATGAACGGCGTATCGCTCGGGCGTAGGCACCAGAACCGGCACGCCAGCGCCATGCAGCAAGACGGCACGGGTCGGTTGATAAATCAGATAATCCAGAAACCGCAGCGGGACAGCAG
The genomic region above belongs to Pseudorhodoplanes sinuspersici and contains:
- a CDS encoding HpcH/HpaI aldolase family protein — protein: MTAVSNFSLARRLRAGEVVYSAWCGLPYPNVVETIAREGFTAVTLDQQHGLWDTASTMQAIGAIHLAGSAPLVRVPLGQNAIVSRALDFGAEGLIAPMINSAADARAFVSAAKYPPIGERSLGAHRAAALAGFPDQRPYLVTANQDTLAFAMIETRAALDNVDAIVNTPGIDGLFIGPSDLSYSLTNGAVLDAHSAEVEKGLEIVLAACKNAGKIPGLYCIDAARAAAKAKAGFKFLTVGSDLAFLRAGTSAQLNGLA
- a CDS encoding TrmJ/YjtD family RNA methyltransferase; the encoded protein is MPGAGTDKTKNWVVTPAPVVVLVESQLGENIGAVARAMANFGLSRLRLVKPQQGWPNERARVMASGADRILDEAELFETLAEAIADCHFVFASTARTHDQAKPVVGAEEAARIAAPRIADGQTVALVFGRERNGLENDEVGLADAILTLPVNPAFASLNLGQAAVIVGYEWFKQQGEGALPFSASEKSPPAPKEQLLAFFNDLERELERIEYFRPHEKRGTMVVNMRNIFTRMQPTQQDIRTLHGVVMALVEGRKGPARGGLLDGPEADMLRNLLAQHGKAEIARADSPVRGLARLLRRNPTDAERALWTAITGDRRFSSLGFKRQTPIGPHIADFVSFPLRLVVDVVPDSEDAPSAEARRQKRDWMREREYRIVDVKADDVTADVGDVLERILGVIPGRAESASPEDR